In Bombus vancouverensis nearcticus chromosome 1, iyBomVanc1_principal, whole genome shotgun sequence, a single genomic region encodes these proteins:
- the LOC117153262 gene encoding uncharacterized protein LOC117153262, whose protein sequence is MTSNVTTIKLEEEQESVTEIQTYLETFNKEIEGSQGEQLQHVQLQQVEGLSGGEEGGTYFVDQSGQYYYQANNDETPVMTQVQIQEVEEADVQNEEETLEEEEFHEIGELENVDGDEDGQVVSNGNNEVVINSGDPYQTVTIVPSDTNPAEVSYVLIVQQPDDEDKESRLVEQEGTEGEEGKGEQDLTVYDFEDNEDNEVPVESEVEDDKTKIVKILPKKSQTVTQAHMCNYCNYTSPKRYLLSRHMKSHSEERPHKCSVCERGFKTLASLQNHVNTHTGTKPHRCKFCESAFTTSGELVRHVRYRHTHEKPHKCPECDYASVELSKLHRHIRCHTGERPYQCPHCTYASPDTFKLKRHLRIHTGEKPYECDFCQARFTQSNSLKAHKLIHNVGNKPVFQCELCPVTCRRKTDLRIHVQKLHTSDKPLKCKRCGKSFPDRYSYKLHSKTHEGEKCYKCDLCPYASISERHLESHMLIHTDQKPYHCDHCFQSFRQKQLLKRHCNLYHNPSYVPPAPQEKSHQCPECERSFRHKGNLIRHMAVHDPESSIQEKQQALKMGRQKKIQIIDGQRVEVMTGDLATKLKDYEEEEDEDDVMAVEGSDGQQYVVLEVIQLADNQETDQQMAVVANEDGDLLMQDPLSQESGIVTGKIEGGDEVKEEDIEIDELKMEPETCTKSLSRNMQSDPKLQKEMETCFGFDEEEEEEEEANDNINILQTIS, encoded by the exons ATGACAAGTAATGTAACAACGATTAAGTTAGAAGAGGAGCAAGAATCTGTAACAGAGATACAGACTTACTTAGAAACatttaataaagaaatagaaGGAAGTCAAGGAGAGCAATTACAGCATGTACAGT TGCAACAAGTGGAAGGATTGTCAGGTGGTGAAGAGGGTGGAACTTACTTTGTTGATCAATCTGGTCAATATTACTACCAAGCAAACAATGATGAAACACCTGTGATGACACAGGTACAAATCCAAGAAGTAGAAGAAGCAGATGTAcaaaatgaagaagaaacacTTGAAGAAGAAGAATTCCATGAAATTGGAGAATTAGAAAATGTTGATGGTGATGAAGAT GGGCAGGTAGTTAGTAATGGAAATAATGAGGTTGTAATCAATTCTGGAGATCCGTATCAAACAGTTACTATTGTACCATCTGATACTAATCCTGCTGAAGTCAGTTATGTACTAATAGTTCAACAACCAGATGATGAGGATAAGGAAAGCAGACTGGTAGAGCAAGAGGGAACTGAAGGTgaagaaggaaaaggagaaCAAGATCTTACAGTTTATGATTTTGAAGATAATGAAGATAATGAAGTACCTGTGGAATCAGAAGTAGAAGATGACAAAACTAAGATTGTGAAAATTTTACCTAAAAAGTCCCAAACTGTTACTCAAGCTCATATGTGTAATTACTGTAACTACACAAGTCCAAAACG ATATCTGCTATCACGACATATGAAATCACATTCTGAGGAAAGGCCACATAAATGTAGCGTTTGTGAAAGAGGATTTAAAACTCTGGCCTCGCTTCAAAATCATGTTAATACACATACTGGGACCAAGCCACATCGTTGTAAATTTTGTGAAAGTGCATTCACAACTTCtg GTGAACTTGTTAGACATGTTCGATATAGACACACCCATGAAAAGCCACATAAATGTCCTGAATGTGACTATGCATCTGTCGAATTGTCTAAACTTCATCGTCATATTCGGTGTCATACAGGCGAACGTCCATATCAG tGTCCGCATTGTACATATGCAAGTCCTGATACTTTCAAGCTAAAACGCCATTTGCGCATACATACGGGAGAAAAACCATACGAGTGTGATTTTTGTCAAGCAAGATTTACTCAGTCTAACAGCTTAAAAGCTCACAAATTGATACATAATG TTGGGAACAAGCCAGTCTTTCAATGTGAATTATGTCCAGTAACTTGTAGGAGAAAAACAGATCTCAGAATTCATGTACAAAAATTACACACCTCTGATAAACCTCTGAAATGTAAACGCTGTGGAAAATCATTCCCAGATAG ATATAGCTACAAACTGCATAGTAAAACTCACGAAGGGGAAAAGTGTTATAAATGTGATTTATGCCCATATGCTTCTATATCCGAGCGCCATCTCGAAAGCCACATGTTAATTCATACGGACCAAAAACCATATCATTGTGATCATTGCTTTCAATCATTCAGACAGAAACAACTTCTTAAGCGGCATTGTAACTTGTATCACAATCCTTCTTATGTTCCTCCTGCACCTCAAGAGAAGTCACATCAATGCCCTGAATGCGAACGGTCATTCAG GCATAAAGGAAACCTAATTCGACATATGGCTGTGCATGACCCAGAGTCATCCATTCAAGAAAAGCAACAAGCATTGAAGATGGGAAGACAGAAAAAGATTCAAATAATAGACGGGCAAAGAGTAGAGGTCATGACAGGTGATTTAGCTACTAAGCTTAAAGAttatgaagaagaagaagatgaagatgaTGTGATGGCAGTGGAGGGAAGTGATGGTCAGCAATATGTTGTATTGGAGGTTATACAGCTAGCTGACAATCAAGAAACCGATCAA CAAATGGCTGTTGTAGCTAACGAAGATGGAGATTTATTGATGCAAGATCCTTTGAGTCAAGAAAGTGGAATTGTGACTGGTAAAATCGAGGGAGGAGATGAAGTAAAAGAAGAAGATATAGAAATAGATGAATTGAAAATGGAACCAGAAACGTGTACTAAATCTTTATCGCGGAACATGCAAAGCGATCCAAAATTACAGAAAGAAATGGAAACATGTTTTGGTTTTGACGAG gaagaggaggaagaagaagaagccaatgataatataaatatattgcagacaatttcttaa